A genomic segment from Brevundimonas sp. SORGH_AS_0993 encodes:
- the rnd gene encoding ribonuclease D, producing MTPITTNEALAEFCARVSSAPFITVDTEFMRETTYWPRLCLIQAATAEHAAIIDPMAEGLDLEPFLDLLRDEKIVKVFHACRQDVEIFVRLGAMPKPLFDTQVAAMAAGFGEQVAYDSLVRQTLRIEVDKGSRFTDWARRPLSENQLVYALGDVTHLAALYPKLRDRLQKEGRLDWVMSEMESLTDPALYDTNPENAWRRLKPKKFSAKYLAAFKAVAVWRERAAQERDQPRGRILKDEGVDEIAQQTPTDPDAFNRLRSVPKGFGGSRLGLELADELKRVLADPEAHAPEMERPAHRQPAPPSVVELLKVLLKAKSDNAGVASKLIATSADLEKIAVNDAADVEAMKGWRRQLFGEDALKLKRGEIALVLNGPRVEVVEIEG from the coding sequence ATGACGCCGATCACCACCAATGAGGCGCTGGCCGAGTTCTGCGCCCGCGTATCCTCCGCCCCCTTCATCACGGTCGACACCGAGTTCATGCGGGAAACGACCTACTGGCCCCGGCTGTGCCTGATCCAGGCCGCCACGGCCGAACACGCCGCCATCATCGACCCGATGGCCGAGGGGCTGGACCTGGAGCCGTTCCTGGACCTGCTGCGCGACGAAAAGATCGTCAAGGTCTTCCACGCCTGCCGGCAGGACGTCGAGATTTTCGTGCGGCTGGGCGCCATGCCCAAGCCCCTGTTCGACACCCAGGTCGCGGCTATGGCGGCCGGTTTCGGCGAACAGGTGGCCTATGATTCGCTGGTCCGGCAGACGCTGCGGATCGAGGTGGACAAGGGCAGCCGGTTCACTGACTGGGCGCGGCGTCCGCTGTCAGAGAACCAGTTGGTCTACGCCCTGGGCGACGTGACCCACCTGGCGGCGCTGTATCCCAAGCTGCGCGACCGGCTGCAGAAGGAAGGGCGGCTGGACTGGGTGATGTCGGAAATGGAGAGCCTGACCGATCCGGCCTTGTACGACACCAATCCCGAAAACGCCTGGAGGCGGCTGAAGCCCAAGAAGTTCTCGGCCAAGTACCTGGCCGCCTTCAAGGCCGTCGCCGTCTGGCGCGAGCGGGCGGCCCAGGAGCGGGACCAGCCCCGCGGCCGTATCCTGAAGGACGAGGGCGTGGACGAGATCGCCCAGCAGACCCCGACCGACCCGGACGCCTTCAACCGCCTTCGCTCGGTGCCCAAGGGTTTCGGCGGTTCGCGCCTGGGGCTGGAGCTGGCGGACGAGCTGAAGCGGGTTCTGGCCGACCCCGAGGCCCATGCCCCCGAGATGGAACGCCCCGCCCACCGCCAGCCGGCCCCGCCCTCGGTGGTCGAACTGCTGAAGGTGCTGCTGAAGGCCAAGAGCGACAATGCGGGCGTGGCCTCCAAACTGATCGCCACCTCGGCCGATCTGGAGAAGATCGCCGTCAATGACGCGGCGGACGTGGAGGCCATGAAGGGCTGGCGTCGACAGTTGTTCGGAGAGGATGCGCTGAAGCTGAAGCGCGGGGAGATCGCCCTGGTTCTGAACGGCCCCCGCGTCGAGGTGGTCGAGATCGAGGGGTAA
- the purM gene encoding phosphoribosylformylglycinamidine cyclo-ligase, with protein MSDTQKPLENGLTYADAGVDIDAGEMLVEHIKPLAKSTARPGSEPSLGGFGALFDLKAAGFEDPLIVSTTDGVGTKLKIAIETGRHDGVGVDLVAMCVNDLLAQGAEPLLFLDYYATGRLEIDAARRVVAGIAEGCRQAGAALVGGETAEMPGMYTEGDYDLAGFSLGAVERGHALPYLDRQAAGDVIIGLASTGPHSNGYSLVRKVVEKSGLAWGDDAPFAKDRSLAQALMEPTRIYVKPVLPIMKAGLVKGAAHITGGGLIENPPRCIAEGLQARFDWDAWPMPAVFQWLAETGGISDHEMRRTFNCGVGFILIVAPENAEPVLAALLNAGEVAFVCGQLEAA; from the coding sequence ATGAGCGACACCCAAAAGCCTCTCGAAAACGGCCTGACCTACGCCGATGCAGGCGTGGACATCGACGCAGGCGAGATGCTGGTCGAACATATCAAGCCCCTGGCCAAGTCCACGGCGCGACCGGGATCGGAGCCTTCGCTGGGCGGTTTCGGCGCCCTGTTCGACCTGAAGGCCGCCGGGTTCGAGGACCCGCTGATCGTCTCGACCACCGACGGCGTCGGCACCAAGCTGAAGATCGCCATCGAGACCGGCCGTCACGACGGCGTCGGCGTCGACCTGGTGGCCATGTGCGTCAACGATCTGCTGGCCCAGGGCGCCGAGCCGCTGCTGTTCCTCGACTATTACGCCACCGGACGGCTAGAGATCGACGCCGCCCGCCGCGTCGTCGCCGGCATCGCCGAAGGCTGCCGGCAGGCCGGGGCCGCCCTGGTCGGCGGCGAGACGGCCGAAATGCCGGGCATGTACACCGAGGGCGACTACGACCTGGCGGGCTTCAGCCTGGGCGCCGTCGAGCGCGGTCACGCCCTGCCCTATCTGGATCGTCAGGCGGCCGGCGACGTCATCATCGGCCTGGCCTCCACCGGCCCGCACTCGAACGGCTATTCGCTGGTCCGCAAGGTGGTCGAGAAGTCGGGCCTGGCCTGGGGCGACGACGCCCCCTTCGCCAAGGACCGCTCCCTGGCCCAGGCCCTGATGGAGCCGACCCGCATCTATGTGAAGCCGGTCCTGCCGATCATGAAGGCGGGCCTGGTCAAGGGCGCGGCCCACATCACCGGTGGCGGCCTGATCGAGAACCCGCCGCGCTGCATCGCCGAGGGGCTTCAGGCCAGGTTCGACTGGGACGCCTGGCCCATGCCCGCCGTCTTCCAGTGGCTGGCCGAGACGGGCGGGATCAGCGACCACGAGATGCGCCGCACGTTCAACTGCGGCGTCGGCTTCATCCTGATCGTCGCCCCCGAAAACGCCGAGCCGGTGCTGGCCGCCCTGCTCAACGCGGGCGAAGTGGCCTTCGTCTGCGGCCAACTGGAAGCGGCCTGA
- a CDS encoding S10 family peptidase has translation MKRLICLAAVAAMLGAPVMATAQESGSNSASANGGGAAMRAASDRFRNANAEAIEKDWARAPVQETEVTTAHSVNAHGKTLRYHATAGTLTIRDDAGMPTASLFYTAYTLDGQPVGTRPVTYLYNGGPGSTTVWLHMGSFGPMRVQTDEPTVVRPAPFAFGPNDQTLLDQTDLVFIDMVGAGFSRPLGETPGSAFWGVDQDADAFARAIMRYTTKFNRWSSPKYIIGESYGTLRTGAVAFQLEDRGMSLNGVVLLSSIMNYGVRQPGYPQNFVTLLPTYAATAWYHHKLANPAPTVEEQVQRARDFALGPYASALAKGHMISDVERAQIVRQMSELTGLSTTFIDSANMRVDLSAFRKELLRDRRQTIGRLDTRYLGLDEDASGGEPEDDPSSSAVTGAYFGIFRDYVANALNYKTDVEYRMSARGLPGFNWNWSHRPPVGGAQTTPNTAVDLATAMRRNPYLKVLSLNGYYDAATPFFSTEFDLAQMMLEPRLRPNLEFTYYEGGHMMYLSHSALVKLHADLSRFYAETANGGAR, from the coding sequence GTGAAGAGACTGATCTGCCTTGCGGCCGTGGCCGCGATGCTGGGCGCGCCCGTCATGGCGACGGCGCAGGAGAGCGGCTCCAACAGCGCGAGCGCCAACGGCGGGGGCGCCGCCATGCGCGCGGCGAGCGACCGTTTCCGCAACGCCAACGCCGAGGCGATCGAGAAGGACTGGGCCCGCGCCCCGGTGCAGGAAACCGAGGTCACGACCGCGCATTCGGTCAACGCCCACGGCAAGACCCTGCGCTATCATGCGACGGCGGGGACCTTGACCATCCGCGACGATGCGGGAATGCCGACCGCCAGCCTGTTCTACACCGCCTATACGCTGGACGGTCAGCCGGTCGGGACACGGCCTGTGACCTATCTCTACAACGGCGGGCCGGGCTCTACGACCGTGTGGCTGCACATGGGATCGTTCGGGCCGATGCGGGTCCAGACCGACGAGCCGACGGTGGTGCGGCCCGCGCCCTTCGCCTTCGGTCCGAACGACCAAACCCTGCTGGATCAGACGGATCTGGTCTTCATCGACATGGTGGGGGCGGGTTTCTCTCGTCCGCTGGGCGAGACGCCGGGATCGGCCTTCTGGGGCGTGGACCAGGACGCCGACGCCTTCGCTCGCGCCATCATGCGCTACACGACCAAGTTCAATCGCTGGTCCAGCCCCAAATACATCATCGGCGAATCCTACGGCACGCTGCGCACCGGTGCGGTGGCGTTCCAGCTTGAAGATCGCGGGATGTCGCTGAACGGCGTCGTGCTGCTGTCGTCGATCATGAACTATGGCGTGCGTCAGCCGGGGTATCCTCAGAATTTCGTCACCCTGTTGCCGACCTATGCGGCGACGGCCTGGTATCACCACAAACTGGCCAATCCGGCCCCGACGGTCGAGGAACAGGTCCAGCGGGCGCGTGACTTCGCGCTGGGGCCCTACGCCTCGGCCCTGGCCAAGGGGCATATGATCTCGGACGTCGAGCGCGCCCAGATCGTGCGCCAGATGAGCGAACTGACCGGCCTGTCGACCACCTTCATCGACAGCGCCAACATGCGGGTGGATTTGAGCGCCTTCCGCAAGGAGCTGCTCCGTGACCGTCGCCAGACCATCGGCCGGCTGGACACCCGCTATCTGGGCCTGGACGAGGATGCTTCAGGCGGCGAGCCGGAGGACGACCCTTCCAGCTCGGCCGTGACAGGGGCCTATTTCGGCATCTTCCGCGACTATGTGGCCAATGCGCTGAACTACAAGACCGACGTGGAATACCGGATGTCGGCGCGTGGCCTGCCGGGCTTCAACTGGAACTGGAGCCACCGTCCGCCGGTGGGCGGGGCGCAGACGACGCCGAACACCGCCGTCGATCTGGCCACGGCGATGCGACGCAATCCGTATCTGAAGGTGCTGTCGCTGAACGGCTATTACGACGCCGCGACGCCCTTCTTCTCCACCGAGTTCGACCTGGCGCAGATGATGCTGGAGCCTAGGCTGAGGCCGAACCTGGAGTTCACCTACTATGAGGGCGGCCACATGATGTACCTGAGCCATTCGGCCCTGGTGAAACTGCACGCCGACCTGTCGCGCTTCTACGCCGAGACGGCGAACGGCGGCGCCCGATAG
- the purN gene encoding phosphoribosylglycinamide formyltransferase, with protein sequence MSSEPAPPIRVAVLISGAGSNMAALIDAAQTPGGGPESGSENSYEVALVLSNMEDAGGLAIAAAKGVETAVVPHRPFGNDREAHEKAVDAALRRAGVHVVALAGYMRVLTPWLVGGWRDRMLNIHPSLLPLYPGLHTHARAIAAGDAQAGCTVHLVTEGVDEGPILGQARVPIVPGDTPASLAERVKTAEHGLYPRVLDDFCKGLAPR encoded by the coding sequence ATGTCGTCCGAACCCGCCCCGCCCATCCGCGTCGCCGTCCTGATTTCCGGCGCCGGCTCCAACATGGCCGCCCTGATCGATGCGGCCCAGACGCCCGGCGGCGGCCCCGAAAGCGGCTCCGAAAACAGCTACGAGGTCGCCCTGGTCCTGTCGAACATGGAAGACGCCGGCGGTCTGGCCATCGCGGCGGCCAAAGGCGTCGAAACGGCGGTCGTGCCCCACAGGCCGTTCGGCAACGACCGGGAGGCGCATGAAAAGGCCGTCGACGCCGCCCTGCGCCGGGCGGGGGTCCATGTCGTGGCCCTGGCCGGCTATATGCGCGTCCTCACGCCCTGGCTGGTCGGCGGCTGGCGGGACCGGATGCTGAACATCCACCCCAGCCTTTTGCCCCTCTATCCCGGCCTGCACACCCACGCCCGCGCCATCGCTGCGGGCGACGCCCAGGCAGGCTGCACCGTCCACCTCGTGACCGAGGGCGTCGACGAAGGCCCCATCCTGGGCCAGGCCCGTGTGCCGATCGTGCCGGGCGACACGCCCGCCAGCCTGGCCGAACGGGTCAAGACGGCGGAACACGGGCTGTATCCGCGCGTGCTGGACGATTTCTGCAAAGGTCTGGCGCCGCGCTGA
- a CDS encoding M13 family metallopeptidase, producing the protein MNRIRLMAACSACIVVAFSGGAALAQEAAQAPHAMPHVAPWGFDLAGRDTSVRPGDDFNAYANGTYLKTTEIPADKTSFGPFDLLYENSQAQLRQIIEASAANPTNANAQKVGALYASFMNEAKVEQLGAAPLVADLAQVKAVTDHAGMARLMGESHAGFGGSLFGVSVSEDLRDPKINTAYLSQGSLGLPDRDYYLKADFAPQREAYLAYLTQTLTAIGWADPARTAADVLAFETMVAEKQWSQVERRQIDKLYNPAKAADLPTLAPGFDWSAFLAGAQVSDVETLVLAENTAIPAIAQVFADTPVETLKAWQAFNVVDQASPYLSKAFVDARFNFRGKTLRGQPENRPRWNRGVALVDGQLGEVLGQEYVRLHFPASSKAQMETLVDNIRAAMTERLKHVDWMSEPTRRQALDKMSKFGVKIGYPDKWRSYDALEVKPDDLYGNVERASAFEWAWQRGKIGKPVDPLEWGMTPQTVNAYYNPPRNEIVFPAAILQAPFFDPNADPAVNYGGIGAVIGHEITHGFDDQGRKSDGDGALRDWWTPEDAARFEARAKVLGAIYDKLEPIPGVHVNGDLTMGENIADLGGLLLALDAYHRSLNGQPAPVIDGLTGDQRVFLGWAQVWRDKMRPEALREQLTTDPHSPGPVRASTSPRNIDAWYAAFGVNPGDKEFIAPEARARIW; encoded by the coding sequence ATGAACCGTATCCGTCTGATGGCCGCCTGCTCGGCCTGCATCGTGGTCGCCTTCAGCGGCGGCGCCGCCCTGGCGCAGGAAGCGGCGCAGGCCCCGCACGCCATGCCCCACGTCGCCCCCTGGGGCTTCGACCTGGCCGGCCGCGACACCAGCGTTCGCCCCGGCGACGACTTCAACGCCTACGCCAACGGGACCTATCTGAAGACCACCGAGATTCCCGCCGACAAGACCAGCTTCGGCCCGTTCGACCTCCTGTACGAAAACTCCCAGGCCCAGCTGCGCCAGATCATCGAGGCCAGCGCCGCCAATCCGACCAACGCCAACGCCCAGAAGGTCGGCGCCCTCTACGCCAGCTTCATGAACGAGGCGAAGGTCGAACAGCTGGGTGCCGCGCCGCTCGTCGCCGATCTGGCCCAGGTCAAGGCCGTGACCGACCACGCGGGCATGGCCCGGCTGATGGGCGAAAGCCATGCGGGCTTCGGCGGCTCTCTGTTCGGCGTCAGCGTTTCTGAAGACCTGCGCGATCCGAAGATCAACACCGCCTATCTGAGCCAGGGTTCGCTGGGTCTGCCGGACCGCGATTACTATCTGAAGGCCGACTTCGCGCCTCAACGCGAGGCATACCTGGCCTATCTGACCCAGACCCTGACGGCCATCGGCTGGGCCGATCCGGCCAGGACGGCCGCCGACGTCCTGGCCTTCGAGACCATGGTGGCCGAAAAGCAATGGAGCCAGGTCGAACGCCGCCAGATCGACAAACTCTACAACCCCGCCAAGGCCGCCGACCTGCCGACCCTGGCCCCCGGCTTCGACTGGTCGGCCTTCCTGGCGGGCGCCCAGGTGTCCGACGTCGAAACCCTGGTCCTGGCCGAGAACACCGCCATTCCCGCCATCGCCCAGGTGTTCGCCGACACCCCGGTCGAGACCCTGAAGGCCTGGCAGGCGTTCAATGTGGTCGATCAGGCCAGCCCCTATCTGTCCAAGGCGTTCGTGGACGCCCGCTTCAACTTCCGTGGCAAGACCCTGCGTGGCCAGCCCGAGAACCGTCCGCGCTGGAACCGCGGCGTCGCCCTGGTCGACGGCCAGCTGGGCGAGGTGCTGGGTCAGGAATACGTCCGGCTGCACTTCCCCGCCTCGTCCAAGGCCCAGATGGAAACCCTGGTCGACAACATCCGCGCCGCCATGACCGAGCGTCTGAAGCATGTCGACTGGATGAGCGAGCCGACGCGCCGGCAGGCGCTCGACAAAATGTCCAAGTTCGGGGTGAAGATCGGCTATCCCGACAAGTGGCGCAGCTATGACGCGCTGGAGGTGAAGCCGGACGACCTGTACGGCAATGTCGAGCGCGCCTCGGCCTTCGAATGGGCTTGGCAGCGCGGCAAGATCGGCAAGCCGGTCGATCCTCTGGAATGGGGCATGACGCCCCAGACGGTGAACGCCTACTACAACCCGCCGCGCAACGAGATCGTCTTCCCGGCCGCCATCCTGCAGGCGCCCTTCTTCGATCCGAACGCCGATCCGGCCGTCAACTACGGCGGCATCGGCGCGGTCATCGGTCACGAAATCACCCACGGCTTCGACGACCAGGGCCGTAAGTCGGATGGCGACGGCGCGTTGCGCGACTGGTGGACGCCCGAGGACGCCGCCCGCTTCGAGGCGCGCGCCAAGGTGCTGGGCGCCATCTACGACAAGCTGGAGCCGATCCCCGGCGTCCATGTGAACGGCGACCTGACCATGGGCGAGAACATCGCCGATCTGGGCGGCCTGCTGCTGGCGCTGGACGCCTATCACCGCAGTCTGAACGGCCAGCCCGCGCCGGTGATCGACGGCCTCACCGGCGACCAGCGCGTCTTCCTGGGTTGGGCCCAGGTGTGGCGCGACAAGATGCGGCCCGAGGCCCTGCGCGAGCAGTTGACCACCGATCCGCACTCGCCCGGCCCGGTGCGCGCCTCGACCTCGCCGCGCAACATCGACGCCTGGTACGCCGCCTTCGGCGTCAATCCCGGCGATAAGGAGTTCATCGCCCCCGAGGCCCGCGCCCGCATCTGGTAA
- a CDS encoding glycine zipper 2TM domain-containing protein gives MKTLVKSTPLVGLLALLAACGTTMEQRAATGAIGGAVVGQAVGGNTGSTVAGAAIGAVAGAATKPR, from the coding sequence ATGAAGACCCTTGTGAAATCGACCCCGCTCGTCGGCCTGCTGGCTCTGCTGGCCGCCTGCGGAACGACGATGGAGCAACGCGCCGCGACGGGCGCCATCGGCGGCGCCGTCGTCGGTCAGGCGGTCGGCGGCAACACCGGCTCGACGGTGGCGGGCGCCGCCATCGGCGCGGTGGCCGGTGCGGCGACCAAGCCTCGCTGA
- the ndk gene encoding nucleoside-diphosphate kinase, which produces MTERTFSIIKPDATRRNLTGAINAVIEGVGLRIVAQRRVKLTTEQAKKFYEVHAERPFYGELVEQMTAEPVVVQVLEGDNAVTKYREVMGATNPEQAAEGTIRKQFALSIGENSVHGSDSLDNAKIEIAQFFTEDQIVG; this is translated from the coding sequence ATGACCGAACGCACCTTCTCGATCATCAAGCCCGACGCCACGCGCCGCAACCTGACCGGCGCAATCAACGCCGTGATCGAAGGCGTCGGCCTGCGCATCGTGGCTCAGCGCCGCGTGAAGCTGACGACGGAACAGGCCAAGAAATTCTATGAAGTCCACGCCGAGCGCCCGTTCTACGGCGAACTGGTCGAGCAGATGACCGCCGAGCCGGTCGTGGTGCAGGTGCTGGAAGGCGATAACGCCGTGACCAAGTACCGCGAAGTCATGGGCGCCACCAACCCGGAACAGGCCGCCGAAGGCACCATCCGCAAGCAGTTCGCCCTGTCGATCGGCGAAAACTCGGTCCACGGCTCGGACAGCCTGGACAACGCCAAGATCGAGATCGCCCAGTTCTTCACCGAAGACCAGATCGTCGGCTAA
- a CDS encoding ABC-F family ATP-binding cassette domain-containing protein — MLQINNLTLNAWGRQFLDDASVSLPPGAKVGLVGRNGIGKSTLFKVILGELAANGDEITLPKTARIASVDQEHPATPVSVLDTILEADLERHDLMTRLETADPEEMGEIWGRLIEIDAESAPARASEILVGLGFSQEDLQRPMSHFSGGWRMRVALAAALFAEPDMLLLDEPTNYLDLEGALWLEARLKKYPHTALIISHDRDLLNAVCTHILQLSNRKLELYTGNYDTFERTRAEKLRLLEATKAKQDAERAHLQKFVDRFKAKASKAAQAQSRVKKLEKMERIELPPEERVAPFVLPSPDRPLPPPLIRLEKAAVGYEDGKPILKNLNLRMDLDDRIGLLGVNGAGKSTFAKLIAKALSVQSGEFHRDGKMRVGWFHQHQIEAMDPEDTPLQIILRAMPEASESSRRSRLAQFGLPFQKQDTKVAALSGGERARLLLNLVAMDAPHILILDEPTNHLDIDSRRALLDALNEYTGAVILITHDRSLMELVADRLWLAADGTVKPFEGDMDDYAKFVLDRAKQAGMKPSQVKNDPEPASTEPTDGPPAASARGASDRTNKKGPSPSTLRHAVKKAEETMARLTADLARLDDELAKAAVSDPKALEGLTRARAKAQTDLDAAEQAWIAAEEALAEVA; from the coding sequence ATGCTCCAGATCAACAACCTGACCCTCAACGCCTGGGGCCGCCAGTTTCTGGACGACGCCTCGGTCAGCCTGCCGCCGGGCGCCAAGGTCGGCCTGGTCGGCCGCAACGGCATCGGCAAGTCCACCCTGTTCAAGGTCATCCTGGGTGAGCTGGCCGCCAATGGCGACGAGATCACCCTGCCCAAGACCGCCCGCATCGCCTCGGTCGATCAGGAACATCCGGCCACGCCCGTCAGCGTCCTGGACACCATCCTGGAGGCCGACCTGGAACGTCACGACCTGATGACGCGGCTGGAGACCGCCGATCCCGAGGAGATGGGCGAGATCTGGGGTCGACTGATCGAGATCGACGCCGAGAGCGCCCCGGCCCGCGCGTCCGAAATCCTGGTCGGCCTGGGCTTCAGCCAGGAGGATCTTCAGCGGCCGATGTCGCACTTCTCGGGCGGGTGGCGGATGCGGGTCGCCCTGGCCGCCGCCCTGTTCGCCGAGCCGGACATGCTGCTGCTGGACGAACCGACCAACTATCTGGACCTGGAAGGCGCCCTGTGGCTGGAGGCGCGGCTGAAGAAGTACCCGCACACGGCCCTGATCATCTCCCACGACCGCGACTTGTTGAACGCGGTCTGCACCCACATCCTTCAGCTCTCGAACCGCAAGCTGGAACTCTACACCGGCAACTACGACACCTTCGAGCGCACCCGCGCCGAAAAGCTGCGCCTGCTGGAGGCCACCAAGGCCAAGCAGGACGCCGAGCGCGCCCACCTTCAGAAGTTCGTCGACCGCTTCAAGGCCAAGGCGTCCAAGGCCGCCCAGGCCCAGTCGCGCGTCAAGAAGCTTGAGAAGATGGAGCGCATCGAGCTTCCGCCCGAAGAACGGGTCGCCCCCTTCGTCCTGCCCTCGCCCGACCGCCCCTTGCCGCCGCCCCTGATCCGGCTGGAGAAAGCCGCCGTGGGCTATGAGGACGGCAAGCCGATCTTGAAGAACCTGAACCTGCGCATGGACCTGGACGACCGGATCGGCCTGCTGGGCGTCAACGGCGCGGGCAAGTCCACCTTCGCCAAGCTGATCGCCAAGGCCCTGTCGGTCCAGTCGGGGGAGTTCCACCGCGACGGCAAGATGCGCGTGGGCTGGTTCCACCAGCACCAGATCGAGGCCATGGACCCCGAGGACACGCCGCTGCAGATCATCCTGCGCGCCATGCCCGAGGCTTCGGAAAGCAGCCGCCGCAGCCGCCTGGCCCAGTTCGGCCTGCCCTTCCAGAAACAGGACACCAAGGTCGCGGCCCTGTCGGGGGGCGAACGCGCCCGCCTGCTGCTGAACCTGGTGGCGATGGACGCGCCCCACATCCTGATCCTGGACGAACCGACCAACCACCTGGACATCGACAGCCGGCGCGCCCTGCTGGACGCGCTGAACGAATATACGGGCGCCGTCATCCTGATCACCCACGACCGCTCGCTGATGGAACTGGTCGCCGACCGCCTGTGGCTGGCCGCCGACGGCACGGTGAAACCGTTCGAAGGCGACATGGACGACTACGCCAAATTCGTCCTGGACCGCGCCAAACAGGCGGGCATGAAGCCGTCGCAGGTGAAGAACGATCCCGAGCCCGCCTCCACCGAACCCACGGACGGTCCTCCAGCGGCGAGCGCCCGCGGCGCGAGCGACAGGACCAACAAAAAAGGCCCCTCCCCCTCGACTCTGCGTCATGCGGTCAAGAAGGCCGAGGAGACCATGGCCCGCCTGACCGCCGACCTGGCCCGGCTGGACGACGAGTTGGCCAAGGCCGCCGTCAGCGATCCCAAGGCGCTGGAGGGCCTGACCCGCGCCCGCGCCAAGGCCCAGACCGATCTCGACGCCGCCGAACAGGCCTGGATCGCGGCGGAAGAAGCCCTGGCGGAGGTCGCATGA
- a CDS encoding DUF2164 domain-containing protein, giving the protein MKAIRFSREETAAIAARLRPYFRDELEVDLRDLQAEMLVDFLAREIGVFFYNRALYDAQAVLKAKADDLAEAIAGLERGA; this is encoded by the coding sequence ATGAAGGCGATCCGATTCAGCCGTGAAGAGACCGCCGCCATCGCGGCCAGGCTGCGTCCCTATTTCCGCGACGAACTGGAGGTCGATCTGCGGGATCTACAGGCCGAGATGCTGGTCGATTTCCTGGCCCGCGAGATCGGCGTCTTTTTCTACAATCGCGCCCTCTACGACGCTCAGGCCGTGCTGAAGGCGAAGGCCGACGACCTGGCCGAGGCGATCGCCGGGTTGGAACGCGGCGCGTAA
- a CDS encoding DUF4198 domain-containing protein: MSRSTLHASVLASLLAIWSAGSAQAHSPYLRPNVFDATRRDHVTVEAAFTEEVFNAEVAMRSDHFHVLGPTGDAPITAVTYLRDLAVFEAPTPVDGLYRLSSGPREGRASKMYRAADGWRMVGEEDGPPPPGAELVDVQSITVAEVYVTRGAPDAAALRPLGRGLELLPLIQPGDIVAGEDAAFRLLFDGRPVADAVVTVFREAGQYDGRTIEAELRTDASGEIRLRVSDPGAYMTQVRHRIPSPPGAPTPYRSYTHTLTFAAHAG; this comes from the coding sequence ATGAGCAGATCCACTCTCCACGCCAGTGTTCTGGCCAGCCTGCTCGCTATATGGAGCGCCGGTTCCGCCCAGGCCCACTCCCCTTATCTGCGGCCGAACGTCTTCGACGCCACGCGCCGCGACCATGTGACGGTCGAGGCGGCCTTCACCGAGGAGGTCTTCAACGCCGAGGTGGCGATGCGTTCCGACCACTTCCACGTCCTCGGCCCGACGGGCGATGCGCCGATCACGGCCGTCACCTATCTGCGCGACCTGGCGGTGTTCGAGGCGCCGACGCCGGTGGACGGCCTCTACCGCCTGTCGTCCGGCCCGCGCGAGGGCCGGGCGTCCAAGATGTATCGCGCGGCCGACGGCTGGAGGATGGTGGGCGAGGAGGACGGCCCGCCGCCGCCCGGCGCCGAACTGGTCGATGTGCAGAGCATCACCGTCGCCGAGGTCTATGTGACGCGGGGCGCGCCGGACGCGGCGGCCTTGCGGCCCCTGGGCCGGGGACTGGAGCTTCTTCCCCTGATTCAGCCCGGCGACATCGTGGCGGGCGAGGACGCGGCCTTCCGCCTGCTGTTCGACGGCCGGCCCGTCGCCGACGCCGTCGTCACCGTGTTTCGTGAAGCGGGCCAGTACGACGGCCGCACGATCGAGGCAGAGCTTCGCACCGACGCCTCGGGCGAGATCAGGCTGCGGGTCTCGGACCCCGGCGCCTATATGACCCAGGTGCGTCACCGCATCCCCTCGCCGCCCGGCGCGCCCACGCCCTATCGCAGCTACACCCACACCCTGACCTTCGCGGCCCACGCGGGGTAA
- a CDS encoding DUF3126 family protein, producing the protein MKDTDLKRIEAHLKRTFNTGGIIVKARPKQTDSAEVYVGDEFIGVVFEDEDEEGSFMFEMAILAEDLPA; encoded by the coding sequence GTGAAAGACACCGACCTGAAGCGCATCGAGGCGCACCTGAAGCGCACCTTCAACACCGGCGGCATCATCGTGAAGGCCCGCCCCAAGCAGACCGACTCGGCCGAGGTCTATGTCGGGGACGAGTTCATCGGCGTCGTCTTCGAGGACGAGGACGAAGAAGGCTCCTTCATGTTCGAAATGGCCATCCTGGCCGAAGACCTGCCGGCCTGA